The sequence GAATCTTCTCGGCAGCGGCTTCGCGCTCGCTGCGATATTCCGGACTCGCCTCATACCCCACGCTCCAGCCCATCGCATCGTACATGCCCATCGCCCACGGCTCGGACACGGTGACGATGTCGACCTTGGCACCGGTGGCCTTGGCCAATTCCAGCCCCTGAAACAGGCCGCGATGCGACAACTCGGATGCATCGATGGCGATAAGAATACGTTTGTACATGGTGACCTCCTGCAAGGGTGGCATTGCTGCCGATGGACTAGAACGTACCGTGGCATGTGCGGGTGGAGCGGGCCTTGATGCGGATCAGTGCGGCGATGCCGCTGGCCGGGTTGGTGTGATGCTGCCGATGTTGCTGTCTTGATTGCTTTGCTTTGCTTTGCTTTGCTGGTGCTGGTGCTGACTAGCGTGCGTGTGGGGTTGCAGTCGCTATGTCGCTGTTGCTGCCAGGGCTTGCCCCTGCTTTTCCTGTCTCCGCGATGCGGACCACGCAGCGCATCTGCGATCGACGACGAAGACCACGACGCGGCACGCGCGACGCTCAATCGGTGGCAACCGCATCCGGGTCCGGGCGCGTCTCGCGCAGGCGCGCCGGATTGCCGACCGCTGTCGCGCCTGCCGGTACATCGCGGGTCACCACCGCACCGGCGCCGATCAACGCATCGTCGCCGATGGTCACGCCCGGCAGGATGATCGCCCCGCCGCCGATCCACACATTGCGCCCGATGCGGATCGGCCGCCCGAATTCCAGGCCGCTGGCACGCCCGGCGGCATCGCGCGGGTGATCGGCCGCGTAGATCTGCACACCGGGGCCGATCTGCGTGCCGTCGCCAATGTGCACCTCGCAGATATCCAGGATCACGCAGTTGAAGTTGAGAAACACCCCGGCACCCAAACGGATGTTGTAGCCATAATCGCAATGGAACGGCGCACGAATCACCGCACCGTCCCCAACGTCGGCCAGGCGCTCCCGCAACAGTGCATGTCGCTGTGCGGCCGTGTGCACGACAGCTGCGTTATAGCGCAGCATCCATTCGGCCGCGGCCGCCTGATCGGCCTGCAGCTGCGCATCGGTCGCGCTGTACAGTTCGCCTGCCAGCATCTTCTGTTTTTCTGTCTGCATGCAGTCGCGCGCCCAGTGTGCAATCAAGTGGCGATAGGGTGGCATGGATGCAGCAGCGAATGCATCGAGCGATGCACCAACGGGTCTCGGCAGGTTGGCATGCCACCAATGGCCAATGTCCGGGTCTTGCAGTCGCGTCGCAGCGGTGTCATCGAGACACAAGCATACGCGGGCGGCCTTCGTGCTCCGCCAACGCGGGTGATGGACGCTGAAAGGTGCTGGATGAGCTGATCGATTGCCCCCATCCGCCCTTCGGGCACCTTTCCCCGCGAGCGGGGGAAGGGAGCCAAGCGGGGCGTTTGCCAGTCCGGATGTCTCAACGGCATGGGAACTCACGCCAGCACACACAGTTGCCCCTCTCCCGCCTGCGGGAGAGGGGATGGGTGAGGGCACGACGAAGGAATGAGATCTCAGCGGCCGGCTGGCGGCACGTCATCACCATGGGACCGTTATCCGCGCCAGAGCAAGGACCGCTGCGGCTGTTTCAGCGCAACCAATTGCCATCGTTCATGACAGCACCACACCGCTGGAAGCAGCCCGCCGACTACACCACCGTCAGGTTCGCGTAGGCCATCACCAGCCACTTGGCGCCGACTTCGTCGAACTGCACCTGCACCCGCGCATGCGCACCGGCACCTTCGTAGTCCACGACCACGCCGCCACCGAAGGTAGGGTGCTCGACATTGGCGCCGAGCTTGATCGGTGCGGTTTCGACAATGCCATGCACCGGGCCGCCACGCGCCGCGCCCAACGACGCAGTCCGCGAGACCTGCACCTTCGGGCGCACTTCGTTGAGCAGATCGCGCGGGATCTCGCGCAGGAAGCGCGAAGGCACGTTGTAGTTGTCCTGGCCGTGGATGCGCCGCGATTCGGCGTAGCACAGCACCAGTTTCTGCCGCGCGCGGGTGATGCCCACGTACGCCAAACGCCGCTCTTCTTCCAACCGGCCGCTCTCTTCCAGCGAACGCGCGCTCGGGAACAGGCCATCCTCCAGCCCGACCAAAAACACGATCGGAAATTCCAGACCCTTGGCCGAATGCAGCGTCATCAGCTGCACGCCTTCTTCGCCGGCCTGCGCCTGGCCTTCGCCGGCCTCCAGCGAGGCATAGGCGAGGAAGGCGACCAGTTCGGTCATGCCCTGGCTGTCTTCGTCGTCCGGGCGGGTGAAGCGCGAGGCCACCGAGACCAGTTCGTCCAGGTTCTCTGTGCGCGATTCCGAATCCAGCCCGCCGCGACTTTCCTTGGCCCAATGCTCGCGCAGGCCCGAGCGCATCAACACATGGTCGATGCGTTCGGCCAGTTCCATCTGCCCGGTTTCGGCATGCAGCTGGCCGACCAGGCTCAGGAAGCCGGCCAGGGCGTTACGCGCACGCGCGGCCAGGCTGTTTTCCTGCGTGGCCAACATCGCCGCTTCCCACAACGACAGCGCATTGGCACGCGCCAGACGACGCACTTCGTCCAGCGTGCGATCGCCGATGCCGCGGGTGGGTGTGTTGACCGCGCGTTCGAACGCGGCGTCATCGCTGCGATTGGTGAGCAAGCGCAAGTAGGCCAGCGCGTCCTTGATTTCGGCGCGCTCGAAGAAGCGCATGCCGCCGTACACGCGGTACGGCAACTGCTCGGAGATCAGCGCTTCTTCCAGCGCGCGCGACTGCGCGTTACTGCGATACAGCACAGCCACTTCGCCATAGCTGCCGCCATCGCGCACCCACTGGCGTGCACGCTCGACCGCATAGCGCGCTTCGTCCACTTCGTTGTAGGCCGCATACAGATCGATCGGATCGCCATCGCCCGAGTCGGTCCATAGCTGCTTGCCGATCCGGTCAGGGTTGTGCGCGATCACCGCATTGGCCGCGCCCAGGATATTGGCGCTGGAACGGTAGTTCTGCTCCAGCCGCACCGTCTGCGCGCCGGGGAAGTCCTTCAAAAAGCGCTGTACGTTTTCGACCTTGGCACCGCGCCAGCCATAGATGGCCTGGTCGTCGTCGCCGACCACGAACACATGCCCGGTCTCGCCGGCCAGCACGCGCACGAAAGCGTACTGGATGGCGTTGGTGTCCTGGAACTCGTCCACCAGGATCTCGCGGAAGCGCGCGCGGTAATGCGCCAGCAATGCCGGGGTGTCGCGCAGCAGCTCATGCGCGCGCAGCAGCAGCTCGGCAAAATCCAGCAGGCCGGAGCGGTCGCAGCGCTCCTGATAGGCGGCGTATACCTGCCGGCGCACTTCGGTCCAGTCGTCGTTGGGCTCGGGCTGGATGTGCTGCGGGCGGCGGCCTTCGTCCTTCTGCTCGTTAATCCACCAGCTCATCTGCTTGGGCGGATACTTGCTCTCGTCCAGCTCCAGCGACTGCACCACGCGTTTGACCAGGCGCAACTGGTCGTCGCTGTCCATGACCTGGAAGCCTTCGGGCAACCGCGCGTCCTGCCAATGCAGACGCAGCAAGCGATGGGCCAGCCCATGGAAGGTGCCGATCCACATCCCGCGGCTGCCGTTGCGCAGCTGCAAGTCGGTACGGTGGCGCATTTCGCCGGCCGCCTTGTTGGTGAAGGTCACCGCGAAGATGCCGTGGTTGGGCACGCCCTGGACTTCGTTGAGCCAGGCAATGCGATGGATCAGCACGCGCGTCTTGCCGGAGCCGGCGCCGGCCAGCACGAGGTAATGCCCCGGCGGTGCGGAAACGGCCTCGCGCTGGGCGGGGTTTAAATGATCGAGCAAATGAGAGACATCCACCGGCGCATTTTACCGGTTGTGGCGTCGCTGCGGCTGAGACTGCGATGAAGCGGTTTGGGATTGCGAGGCTTCGCACCTACCCTCATCCGGCGCTTCGCGCCACCTTCTCCCTGTGGGGGAAGGAAACAAGCCCCTCTCCCGGCGGGAGAGGGGTTGGGGTGAGGGTCCGGGGCGAAGCCACTCCCAATGGTTGGTGGCCCGAGGCTTCGCTCGTACCCTCATCCGCCCCTTCGGGGCACCTTCTCCCGAGGGGAGAAGGGAACAACGCCCAGCATTACCAACACATCCCGCGCAATTGCCTGCGCCTGCTCGCGCAACTCAGGCACCGCCAGGCTCTCCCACAGCGACCCGATGCGTAGACTTCCGATCGCCCGCAGCCGCCGATTGGCGCGACCATCGGCATCGATCAGACAGCCATCGGCGTCGGTGTCCACCCCGATCCCATGCGGCCCGGCCACTGCGACGCCCTGCCCCAGCAACTGCTGCAGCAACGGGTTACGCATTGCCTGCACACGCATTTCCACGCCCGTGGCATTGACCAGGGTGTGCACATCCAACTGCAACGCATGCCCGGCACTGGCAGCGCCCGCGCTCACGCGCACGCATGCACCCACCTCAAAGGCCACATCCAGCCGCGCCCGATGCAACTGCAGTTGCCCACGCGCCTGCATCGCCTGCAACTGCGCATGCACTGGCGCTGCAATGCGATGCCGATGTACATCCCAATAGCGCACCACATGCCGCAGGAAGCGGCGTTGATCGCCCACCGACAGCGTCTGCCACAGCGCCTGGCTCAACGGGCGGATCCGTTCCATCACGCTTTGCCACGGCCGCCCCTGCGCCTGTGCATCCCGCGCAAGCTGGCGCAGGCGGCGCAGGCGCGCGCGTAGCGACAGTGCCAGCAGCGGTTGTGGATCGAAGTCGGCGCTGCTGCCATGCGCGTGCGGCAACGGCAACAGACCGTGCCGCGAGACCACATGCACCGCGCCGCGATGCGCCTGCGCAGCCAGCGTCACCACAGTGTCGGCCATGCTCAGGCCGGAACCGACGATGCACACCGCCGCCTCCGGCGGCAGCGCAACCACTGCCTCGGTGTCCCAGGCCTCGACGCGCTGGGTTGGCGACAGGCCGGCAGCGCCGCGCACCGGCAGCGGCCGCAACGCATTGCCCACCGCCAGCACCACGGCATCGGCTTGCAGCGTGTGTCCATCGTCCAGCTGTAACTGCGCGCCCTGCGCCGTGGGTTGCAGCCGCTGCACACGTGCGCTGCGCACGTGCAGGCTGGCCGGACTGGCGGCAACTGCAGCCTGCAGGCGCTCACGCAGGTACGGCGCGTAATGCCGCCGCCCCACGAAGTGCTGCGCCAGCTGCGCATCGTCCAGCTCCGGGCAACACGCATGCTCGCGCAGATAGGCAACGAAGTCCTGCGGCGCATCGACCAGCGCACTCATGCGCGCGGCGGGCACGTTCAACAGATGCTCGGGCCGCGCGGTGGAATACGCCACACCCTCGCCCAGCACCGGGTGCGGCTCGATCAACACGATCTGCAGCGGCGTGGTTGCCTGATGCAGCAGCTGCAATGCCACCAGCACGCCGGAAGCGCCGCCTCCGATGATGGCGATCACTGCATCGCCGGGATCACGCGATTGGTTCATCGGATCATTGTAGGCGATGGCCGCACCGCACCGATCGCTCGCCCTTCGTTGTGCAGGCGTCGCCAGCGGCACCCCGGGGCGGACCGGTACCCGCGCACCCAGAGCGTCGGAAGCGCTTGCGATCGGCCGCCCACGCGCGGCAACCACCGCAGGAGGTCCACAGGATGTCCATCGCATTGGTCAGGCGCATCCTCCATGTGCGCGATGTCGCTGCGGTCAAGGCGCTCTAC comes from Xanthomonas vesicatoria ATCC 35937 and encodes:
- a CDS encoding sugar O-acetyltransferase encodes the protein MQTEKQKMLAGELYSATDAQLQADQAAAAEWMLRYNAAVVHTAAQRHALLRERLADVGDGAVIRAPFHCDYGYNIRLGAGVFLNFNCVILDICEVHIGDGTQIGPGVQIYAADHPRDAAGRASGLEFGRPIRIGRNVWIGGGAIILPGVTIGDDALIGAGAVVTRDVPAGATAVGNPARLRETRPDPDAVATD
- the uvrD gene encoding DNA helicase II, which produces MDVSHLLDHLNPAQREAVSAPPGHYLVLAGAGSGKTRVLIHRIAWLNEVQGVPNHGIFAVTFTNKAAGEMRHRTDLQLRNGSRGMWIGTFHGLAHRLLRLHWQDARLPEGFQVMDSDDQLRLVKRVVQSLELDESKYPPKQMSWWINEQKDEGRRPQHIQPEPNDDWTEVRRQVYAAYQERCDRSGLLDFAELLLRAHELLRDTPALLAHYRARFREILVDEFQDTNAIQYAFVRVLAGETGHVFVVGDDDQAIYGWRGAKVENVQRFLKDFPGAQTVRLEQNYRSSANILGAANAVIAHNPDRIGKQLWTDSGDGDPIDLYAAYNEVDEARYAVERARQWVRDGGSYGEVAVLYRSNAQSRALEEALISEQLPYRVYGGMRFFERAEIKDALAYLRLLTNRSDDAAFERAVNTPTRGIGDRTLDEVRRLARANALSLWEAAMLATQENSLAARARNALAGFLSLVGQLHAETGQMELAERIDHVLMRSGLREHWAKESRGGLDSESRTENLDELVSVASRFTRPDDEDSQGMTELVAFLAYASLEAGEGQAQAGEEGVQLMTLHSAKGLEFPIVFLVGLEDGLFPSARSLEESGRLEEERRLAYVGITRARQKLVLCYAESRRIHGQDNYNVPSRFLREIPRDLLNEVRPKVQVSRTASLGAARGGPVHGIVETAPIKLGANVEHPTFGGGVVVDYEGAGAHARVQVQFDEVGAKWLVMAYANLTVV
- a CDS encoding FAD/NAD(P)-binding protein gives rise to the protein MNQSRDPGDAVIAIIGGGASGVLVALQLLHQATTPLQIVLIEPHPVLGEGVAYSTARPEHLLNVPAARMSALVDAPQDFVAYLREHACCPELDDAQLAQHFVGRRHYAPYLRERLQAAVAASPASLHVRSARVQRLQPTAQGAQLQLDDGHTLQADAVVLAVGNALRPLPVRGAAGLSPTQRVEAWDTEAVVALPPEAAVCIVGSGLSMADTVVTLAAQAHRGAVHVVSRHGLLPLPHAHGSSADFDPQPLLALSLRARLRRLRQLARDAQAQGRPWQSVMERIRPLSQALWQTLSVGDQRRFLRHVVRYWDVHRHRIAAPVHAQLQAMQARGQLQLHRARLDVAFEVGACVRVSAGAASAGHALQLDVHTLVNATGVEMRVQAMRNPLLQQLLGQGVAVAGPHGIGVDTDADGCLIDADGRANRRLRAIGSLRIGSLWESLAVPELREQAQAIARDVLVMLGVVPFSPREKVPRRGG